One Natronincola ferrireducens DNA segment encodes these proteins:
- a CDS encoding VWA domain-containing protein, which produces MAILQKNYRRKTMDNKEVIIKQIIVITDGQSNVGGNPVEVARKAFKKNIIVNTIGIMNQNQQEEKPLEEIVNIAEAGGGIYEYTYIDELHQTMQSITYKTVNKTIQEAVNKQLKEIIHQDINDMNPAARSKILHYIDTFSEEVALQTCIVMDASGSMAPKILSARHSILDLMESLELRRGNCEIAVVIYPGEGGDYCQLISGFGETVEDFERKIAIIKAKGTTPTAPAIDYAIQLIEGYNRIGLQKEPVELEGAMG; this is translated from the coding sequence TTGGCAATACTTCAAAAAAACTATAGGAGGAAAACCATGGATAATAAAGAGGTTATTATTAAACAAATCATCGTTATTACAGATGGTCAATCTAATGTAGGAGGGAACCCTGTTGAAGTTGCTAGAAAGGCCTTTAAAAAAAATATTATTGTAAATACCATTGGCATTATGAATCAAAATCAACAGGAGGAGAAGCCTTTAGAGGAGATTGTGAATATTGCTGAAGCTGGAGGGGGTATATATGAGTATACCTATATCGATGAACTCCATCAAACGATGCAAAGTATTACCTATAAAACCGTTAACAAAACCATTCAAGAGGCAGTGAACAAGCAGTTAAAGGAAATTATCCATCAGGATATCAATGATATGAATCCAGCTGCTAGAAGTAAAATACTACATTACATTGATACCTTTTCTGAAGAAGTAGCTCTGCAAACCTGTATTGTTATGGATGCCAGTGGTAGCATGGCCCCTAAAATCCTATCGGCTAGACATAGCATTCTAGACTTAATGGAGTCCCTGGAATTGCGGAGGGGCAACTGCGAGATAGCTGTTGTAATTTATCCTGGGGAGGGAGGGGATTATTGTCAACTAATAAGCGGTTTTGGGGAAACTGTAGAGGATTTTGAGAGAAAAATTGCCATCATTAAGGCCAAGGGCACTACACCCACAGCCCCAGCCATTGATTATGCTATCCAACTTATTGAGGGCTATAACAGAATAGGGCTTCAGAAAGAACCAGTAGAACTAGAAGGTGCTATGGGGTAA
- the tilS gene encoding tRNA lysidine(34) synthetase TilS: MLEQVIKTIKRHDLIDRGDKIVVAVSGGPDSVCLLHILHSLKEDFQLQLYAAHLNHNFRGIEAQMDAQYVSKLCEELNILSFIKSMDVPKYSKEKGLSPEEAGRILRYEFFQEVVEKVDASKIAVAHNQNDQAETVLMRLLRGTGIQGLTAIHHGRGKIIRPLLDISRREIEDYCLFHRLSPRIDETNLEPIYHRNKIRLELIPYIQQEYNPNIIESLARTAEILKKDNDFIEETVRKAYNAMKILGGEGCLELPIEGINKLHPALQSRIFRLAAEDLVGKKEALEYKHIQNIVELLHKNETGKKILLPKGIIVKISYNKMIFSTEDKEEVINFYYELREDDSIKLNEVQGEIVTKVLMKEEGVTISRDKYVKYFDYDKVQGTLNVRNRREGDRFWPLGLTGSKKLKDFFIDYKIDRSKRQEIPLICDGNEIMWIVGYRISEKYKVTNDTNKILAIEYKSLSKKE; the protein is encoded by the coding sequence ATGCTGGAACAAGTAATTAAGACAATAAAGAGACACGACCTTATAGATAGAGGAGATAAAATTGTTGTAGCAGTTTCGGGGGGGCCAGACTCTGTATGCTTATTGCATATATTACATAGCCTAAAGGAGGACTTTCAGTTGCAGCTATATGCTGCCCACTTGAATCACAATTTCCGTGGAATTGAAGCTCAAATGGATGCCCAGTATGTATCAAAGCTTTGTGAAGAGTTAAATATTTTAAGCTTTATTAAAAGTATGGATGTACCTAAATATAGTAAGGAAAAGGGATTATCCCCAGAGGAGGCTGGAAGGATTCTCCGATATGAATTTTTTCAGGAGGTGGTGGAAAAGGTAGACGCCTCTAAAATAGCAGTAGCCCATAATCAAAATGATCAGGCGGAGACTGTACTAATGAGGTTATTAAGAGGTACTGGAATTCAAGGTTTAACGGCTATTCATCATGGAAGAGGAAAAATTATTAGACCTTTATTGGATATCAGCCGCAGGGAGATTGAAGATTATTGCTTATTTCATCGGTTATCTCCTAGGATAGACGAAACTAATTTAGAACCTATTTATCACCGTAATAAAATTCGTTTAGAACTAATACCTTATATTCAGCAGGAATACAATCCTAACATTATTGAAAGTTTAGCCAGAACTGCTGAAATATTAAAAAAAGATAATGACTTTATTGAAGAAACCGTTAGAAAAGCCTATAATGCCATGAAAATATTGGGAGGAGAAGGGTGTTTAGAACTACCTATAGAAGGTATAAATAAACTACATCCAGCTTTGCAATCAAGAATATTTAGATTAGCAGCAGAAGATTTGGTTGGAAAAAAAGAAGCTTTAGAGTATAAGCATATACAAAATATTGTAGAGTTACTCCACAAAAACGAAACTGGCAAAAAGATTTTGTTGCCCAAGGGTATAATAGTAAAGATCAGTTATAATAAGATGATTTTTTCTACAGAAGATAAAGAGGAAGTCATCAACTTTTATTACGAATTAAGGGAAGATGATTCAATAAAATTAAATGAAGTTCAAGGAGAGATTGTAACAAAAGTACTGATGAAAGAAGAGGGAGTTACCATTAGTAGAGACAAGTACGTTAAGTACTTTGATTATGATAAAGTACAGGGTACGTTAAACGTTAGGAACCGAAGGGAAGGTGATCGTTTTTGGCCTTTGGGGTTAACAGGGAGTAAGAAACTAAAGGACTTTTTTATTGATTATAAAATAGATAGAAGTAAACGTCAGGAGATACCCTTAATCTGTGATGGAAATGAAATTATGTGGATAGTAGGTTATAGAATCAGCGAAAAGTATAAAGTAACCAATGACACTAATAAAATATTGGCAATAGAATACAAATCACTATCAAAAAAGGAATAA
- the ftsH gene encoding ATP-dependent zinc metalloprotease FtsH, whose protein sequence is MRKFFRGASFYILIFIILLILVQQFARQPQQVVDLEFSRVYKELVNGNVTEISIVDRSIEGALINNNQTVYFRSFIPTVFSNERFTEIIEEQMENQLKVEGAQPPATPWFIELLPSIFMILIFVVFWFVFMQQSQGGGNRVMSFGKSRAKLHKEDDKHKTTFDDVAGLDEEKEELEELVDFLKNPKKYIELGARIPKGILMIGPPGTGKTYLTKAVAGEAGVPFFSISGSDFVEMFVGVGASRVRDLFEQAKKNSPCIIFIDEIDAVGRRRGAGLGGGHDEREQTLNQLLVEMDGFGINEGIIIVAATNRPDILDPALLRPGRFDRQVMVGAPDIKGREAILKVHSRSKPLDKDVDIKVLARRTPGFTPADIENLMNEAALLTARRNEKKIRMATIEEAITKVIAGVEKKSRVISEKERKLTAYHEAGHAVVATLLPNTDPVHQVTIIPRGRAGGFTMILPSEDKYYATKSEMESHIVHLLGGRIAEKLVLHDISTGAQNDLQRVSDIARAMVTKYGMSDKIGPMALGGGDEEVFLGRDITSKRNYSEEVASEVDHEIKRIVDEGYEKAENLLRENMDKLHIIAKALLKMETLDADIYKKIFHGELIIEDEDTVEDVENKFKALKAQEVEKPQDDKEDQEETSIDNQEENQEKDNSDNHKPKDE, encoded by the coding sequence TTGAGGAAATTTTTCCGAGGAGCTAGTTTTTATATATTAATTTTTATTATATTATTGATCCTTGTACAACAGTTTGCAAGACAACCCCAGCAAGTAGTAGATCTTGAGTTTTCAAGGGTATATAAAGAACTGGTAAACGGAAATGTAACAGAAATTAGTATCGTAGACCGTTCAATTGAAGGGGCATTGATAAACAATAATCAAACAGTGTATTTCAGATCCTTTATACCTACTGTATTTAGTAATGAGAGATTTACAGAGATTATAGAGGAGCAAATGGAAAATCAATTAAAGGTAGAGGGAGCACAACCTCCAGCAACCCCTTGGTTCATTGAATTGTTGCCTTCTATTTTTATGATATTAATTTTTGTTGTATTTTGGTTTGTATTTATGCAGCAATCCCAAGGTGGCGGGAATCGAGTCATGTCCTTTGGTAAAAGTAGAGCTAAGCTCCACAAGGAGGATGATAAACATAAAACCACCTTCGACGATGTAGCGGGACTAGATGAGGAAAAAGAAGAACTTGAAGAACTGGTGGATTTCTTGAAAAATCCCAAGAAATATATAGAGCTTGGGGCACGGATTCCTAAGGGCATTTTGATGATAGGCCCTCCTGGAACAGGGAAAACCTACTTAACAAAGGCTGTAGCCGGAGAGGCAGGCGTACCCTTCTTTAGTATAAGTGGTTCAGACTTTGTGGAAATGTTTGTTGGTGTTGGAGCCTCCCGTGTTCGTGATTTATTTGAACAAGCAAAGAAAAACTCACCCTGCATTATTTTTATTGATGAAATAGATGCTGTTGGTAGAAGAAGAGGTGCTGGTTTAGGTGGAGGTCATGATGAAAGAGAACAAACCTTAAACCAACTACTAGTAGAAATGGATGGCTTTGGTATTAACGAAGGAATTATCATTGTTGCAGCCACCAATAGACCTGATATATTAGATCCTGCCCTGCTACGGCCAGGTCGTTTTGATAGACAGGTGATGGTGGGAGCTCCTGATATTAAAGGTCGTGAAGCTATTCTAAAGGTTCACTCAAGAAGTAAGCCCTTAGATAAGGATGTAGATATAAAGGTATTGGCTAGAAGAACACCTGGATTTACACCAGCTGACATTGAAAATCTCATGAATGAAGCAGCGTTGTTAACTGCTAGAAGAAATGAGAAAAAGATCAGAATGGCTACGATAGAGGAAGCCATCACTAAGGTAATAGCTGGAGTAGAAAAGAAAAGTCGTGTTATTAGTGAAAAGGAAAGAAAACTTACAGCTTACCACGAAGCAGGTCATGCAGTGGTAGCTACATTGTTGCCTAATACCGATCCTGTCCATCAAGTGACGATTATTCCTAGGGGTAGAGCTGGTGGGTTTACGATGATTTTACCAAGCGAAGACAAATACTATGCTACCAAATCTGAGATGGAAAGTCACATTGTTCATCTGTTGGGAGGTAGAATTGCAGAAAAGCTTGTACTTCATGATATTAGTACCGGTGCTCAAAATGACCTTCAAAGGGTATCAGATATTGCTAGAGCCATGGTTACTAAATACGGTATGAGTGATAAAATAGGACCAATGGCCTTAGGCGGCGGTGATGAGGAAGTATTCCTAGGAAGGGATATTACTTCAAAACGCAACTATTCAGAGGAAGTAGCATCTGAAGTGGATCATGAAATTAAACGTATTGTAGATGAGGGTTATGAGAAAGCAGAAAATCTTTTAAGAGAAAATATGGATAAACTTCATATTATAGCCAAGGCATTGCTGAAAATGGAAACATTAGATGCTGACATATACAAAAAAATCTTCCATGGCGAATTAATAATAGAAGATGAAGATACGGTAGAAGATGTTGAAAATAAATTCAAAGCCTTAAAAGCTCAAGAAGTTGAAAAGCCACAGGATGATAAAGAAGACCAAGAAGAAACTTCAATAGACAACCAGGAAGAAAATCAAGAAAAGGATAATTCTGATAACCATAAACCCAAAGATGAATAG
- a CDS encoding protein kinase domain-containing protein, which yields MAISYVKHATVIEGKWNKNKYKVKKILGEGGIATVYLVEDINKGRDYALKITKDSISINREYELLKKFHKVDIIVNAYEIDDWLVEQETYYFIVLEYIEGTTLKMYCKKNKLEKNIIIGIILILLKGLEAFHSEEYIVGDLKPENIMIDKARRKIKLIDLGGVVKKGDAIKEFTPQYDRASWGCGKRISEDSYDIFSSMMIFVKLLLQEELYPRKQSIQDIINKLKKMDLEGCVEAYISEGLIKNEKPLLYFIRRLKVLYDREIIKQQYKKSYLRNKRVNHMLTISVIFFVVTMIFILVD from the coding sequence ATGGCTATATCCTATGTAAAGCATGCCACAGTAATTGAAGGTAAATGGAATAAGAATAAATACAAAGTAAAAAAAATTTTGGGGGAAGGTGGTATTGCTACTGTATATTTAGTAGAAGATATAAACAAAGGCAGAGACTATGCTTTAAAAATTACGAAGGATAGTATCTCCATCAATAGAGAATATGAATTATTGAAAAAATTTCATAAAGTTGATATCATTGTTAATGCCTATGAAATTGATGATTGGTTAGTGGAGCAAGAAACCTATTACTTTATTGTTCTGGAGTATATAGAAGGAACTACATTAAAAATGTATTGCAAAAAAAATAAACTAGAAAAAAATATAATTATAGGGATTATTCTTATTTTATTAAAAGGATTAGAGGCCTTTCATAGCGAAGAATATATTGTTGGAGATTTAAAACCAGAAAATATCATGATAGATAAAGCCCGCAGAAAAATAAAGCTTATCGACCTTGGAGGTGTGGTGAAGAAGGGGGATGCCATCAAAGAATTTACTCCCCAATACGATAGAGCCAGCTGGGGATGTGGCAAAAGGATATCAGAAGATTCCTATGATATTTTTAGCAGCATGATGATTTTTGTCAAGCTCCTTTTACAGGAGGAACTATACCCTAGAAAACAAAGTATCCAGGATATAATAAATAAATTGAAGAAGATGGACTTAGAGGGATGTGTAGAAGCATATATTAGTGAAGGATTAATAAAAAATGAAAAACCTTTACTTTATTTTATAAGAAGATTAAAGGTTTTGTATGATAGGGAAATAATAAAGCAACAATATAAAAAGTCATACTTAAGAAATAAAAGGGTTAATCATATGTTGACCATAAGTGTAATTTTTTTTGTTGTTACGATGATTTTTATATTAGTGGATTAA